Part of the Hevea brasiliensis isolate MT/VB/25A 57/8 chromosome 16, ASM3005281v1, whole genome shotgun sequence genome is shown below.
TTCATAAGTTGAGTGTACACCGTATAACACATAAAACGTAGTTATCAAACATGCCCATAGAGCAAACCTCTGGAAAGACAGCAGCTTTAATGTGGTCATGAGAAACACATTAAGGAATATTGATATTGCAGCTGGCCATGGCATGAATGGCACTGACCATTTTTCATTTGGTTGGCTAATGGAAGATATCTTGTTTTGAAAGAAAGCTGTAATGGCAATCATAACCACACCAAATAGAGATAAACCCCATCTTTGTTCTTTAAGTTTCCATGAAATGGAGAAGCTAATTGCACTGCATGAGAGGAGGAAGAGGTACAGGAGGGTATGTGAAGGTGGGTTTTGGTTAACGATCACATATCGTCGGTAGATGAGAGCATTGGCTACTAGGTAGAACACCAGTAATGTGCTGATGGAGATCATTTCAAGAACTATGCTGAGGTCAGTGAAGAGTGCAATTGAAGCTGTGCAAAGCCCTACATCATGAGAAAAAAGACAAAAGTTCATTGGATCTccttttccctttctttttcttttaagcCTCATCTTGTACCAAATCAATAATATTGTGTCCAAATAACAGTACAGTACCTCCATAATCCCAATATGGTTTTAGTGAGTTAGGATTTATTGTTTTACTaaaggaaaataaataaacattttTCATTGTGAATCTCAAACAAGTAGGAAATCAATATCGTATTTTTATATTACTACTATTGATTATGAACATCAAAGTTGCTTGTGAGAACCCGACATTCTATCTATCAATAAGAATTTATTCCCAATCTTCTCTGTACTTTAGTACAGCCATCTTCCTCCCTAATTAGCCAAGTCCCTCCAAATTTAAAGCATCTCGATTGTGTTAGATTTTGTGCTTTTAACTTGTGAGAGAAGTCATAAATTAAAGAATTGGAACTTTCAGAGTTTGTAGGGAATCACTTACCCAAGAAGAGTGTAGCATTCAATGGGGTGCCTGTGGAAGGATGCACCTTGGCCAACCAAGAAGGCACAAGCCGAGCCCTTCCAAAGACACAAAGGTACCTTGCTTGGCCTAGCATGGCAACCAGGAGAGAAGCTACTATTCCCAAACTTGCTCCAGCCCCAACCACATTGCTTGCCCAGTTCCACCCAATCTTTTGGAAAATAATGGAAAAGGATGCATCTTTGGGTATCTATAAATAATTTCAATTAGTATACCTAATTAATCATTAGGATTATCCACTTAGAAGATacttttatacatatacatacatatatatatatatatatatatatatatatatatatatatatatatatatatatttgctcaTACACAAACACAAGATGTCTTTGTTACTACTTTTAGTAAACTTTAAATCACCTACCATATTGTAAGGCACCACCAAGCACAAAGACAAGGCCATGAGGCAATATAGCACACAGACTATGAGAACAGAACCCACAATGCCCACAGGAAGGCTTCTTGAAGGGTTTTGGATCTCTTCTGCCATCGTTGAAACGGAATCGTAGCCGATATAACTGAAGTAAACTTTAGCTGCTCCATAAACAACACCATTGACACCAAAAGGAGCAAGCCCTCCTGGCTTAACCAAGTTCTTGGCACTCCCATTACAGAAGCCAGCAATTATGATAAATCCAAAGAAAATCACATGGAAGACCGTCATAATAAGGTTCAACATTGAGCTTTCCTTTGTACTGcaatcccaaaaaaaaaaaggggacttCCATCACTTTCAAAATCCTTTAGCCATTACTTCACAGTCCAACAACTAGAGCACTAACCAATAAGGACAAAAAACCGATTAGTTATACTTcttaacaggaaaattaaatgtAAACCTTCCGTGATTATAGATCCAATGGCACAAATCACTCCCAATCCAACATTAAGAACTACTATTCTAAATTCAGTAATTCACTAATAAGCCAAAATGCCAACTTACGCTTGCTAAAGAAAGGTATAGTGACAAAAACAATTGCCTGTACCAAGATTAAGAAAATAGCAATATACTGTTCATACATACAAGGAAAACGGGGGGTAAACAAGAAAATAAAGGTCATAACAAGCGATCAAACCTATGGCAAAGACAGAGAGTGAGAAGAAGAATAAGAACAACTGCTGTGAAATCCAACTTATCATAACCCTTCACTAGTCCATCCACTTCAACTCTCCATGAGTCTGAGTCATTCTCTCCCAAGGCATGGCAAAGATAGTCGGTGAAACTTCTTGCAACCGCAGCATTTGATAATACATACTCCAGCAGGATGTTTGCCCCAGCAAAATAGCCTACAAACTCTCCTGTATCACATCCAAAAGAAAGAAAATCAtttcaagaaaagaaagaaacaatTTAACATAAATCAAGATCAATTGATAATAGTTGCGTCTATCAAGAAATGAAGAAAAGGAAAGTTGTGGTGGGCATTGTTCATATACCAAAGGTTACTCTCAGGTAACTGAAGGCGCCCCCGGCAACAGGAATCTGGACAGAAAATTCAGTGTAAcataaagaagaaagaagagctgATATGCCAGCAATAATATAAGATATGAAAACTGCAGGGCCAGAGTCCTCATGAGCCACAGAGCCAGTGGTGACAAAGACACCAACACCAAGCATGCCTCCTACACCAAGAGCTATTAAGTCATGCCACTTGAGTTTCCTCTTCATATCTGCACCAGACCTTAGCCTTACTTGGTTAAGTTCTTGGTCTGGGGTCCATGTAGCTAGCATTCTCCTTTTAAGCCTGTGAGGGGTTTGTGAAAGGGACTGGAGATACTTGGAGAAAGAAGTATTGGTTGTTGAAGATTGAATGGTTGCCATGTTAGAGAAAGGAGTGTGTTTTTGGGTTTCCATGAGAAGCCTGAGGTGAGGGTTTTTAAATATGGAAGTTGAGAGAGAGGATATAATTCTAGATTCTTTGCAAAAGGTTGATGGGGAACCAAATGGGCGTCCCTATAGCTTCATTGAAAATACCTAGTTGCTCATTGGGTTGATGTTAAATGACAAGTGTACCCTCAAATACACTACAGCTTTTTAGTGCCCCAAGAACCAAAGGAGGGAGGGGGTTCTTCTGTTATGGAAGCATGCAAAGAAAGGAAAAGGTAGAAAAAGGCCCAGCAATTTTGAAAATGAGCTTCTCTTGTTTAAGAGGGATCTCAAATCACAACCAATGTGAGAAGGGATTTTGACCTAATCTTTTGGAATTTCACCTTCACCTCAAACTTTGAAAAGAGGTGACCAGCGTCCATCCCACACTTACTTTGTTAAAGCAACGATAGATTTATTTTTCACGAAGACCTCAATAACATTTGGACTTGATTCCTCGATAGAACCATCCCCGCCCGTTGTACAATGCCAGGCTTCAAGATATCTCTAAAGTGTTTTCAAGGGAAACACGTGTAAGTGCACTAAGGTATATGGATTTATGTTTTCTTTCGGTATGATTACTTTACCAAGCTGACCTAACAACAGCCTACACATGATCAATCCATGAATGATactcttatatgtatatattaaagTAGTTATATTTATTATATCTGTCTAAGGTGAAGAAGCAGAATTaatcatttattatttttctattaggATTCTTTTAACCTCGTGTCATTGATTTGTGTTCAAGTTTGAATTGTGAAATCTGCGTGGTTTAAAAGCAAATACTATATGGTCACTTTGAGGTGCTCTTTTAGCTGCCTTAATGTCGAAGCTATTACTGCTGCAACTAAATCCAACTTCAATTTTTGTTTACTGCATTCTGTCAAAAAGAagacatttaaatataattagtaCAAGtgtatatatcatatatatatatactgctGTCTCTTTAGCCTTATCTAGAAGCATAATATTAAGTCAAGAAAATTCACTTCCACTTTGCACTGTAATTAGCTCCGATCCTGCTGTCATTAAATGTAatagtattttagacttttagtGGGTTAAGCTTAaccttaattattataaatagaaaattcCTGATTCCCTAGATTGTAGAATTAGTAAAGTGGAAGGGCATTGAAATGTCAATTCAGAACCAAATCAGTCTGTTTGATGCAATTGAAAATTAGCATTCTTAAGCATTTCGAATATCATTTGCTCAGCTTCTTAGTTATCAAGATTTGGTATGATCTACATACCTGAAGGTACTAGTCTTTTTCAGTCTAACAATGGTTTTATCTCTATAGGGTATATACCAAATTCAAGTATATGAGGTGTCTTTCGGTAGTAGAGATATAGTTCACAAAGTGAAATAGACACTGATTTTATCCTATTTTTCTTTAAGTAGGCGCAAAGCATTTAATATCTAGCGGGGCTTAGCATATCCATTGAAAATGATACATCAAGATACTTCACTAGCTAGCTAGCTGCCCAGAAAATCTTTATGTATTTATcagtaaaaagaagaaaaaattcgATGGGAATCAGTTATATCAGTTAACGGTTAGAGATGATAGTTGAAATCCTATTAAAAATCAACTAGTGGGAGATATGGTGGTGCACCAATTCCACTATGGAAGCTTTATCTCGTGCACTCTTTTTCTAGCTAGTGACTGATCTTGAtccctctctttttattttttagcatCCATTTCACGTCAAAAGACACTCTCTATTTGGGATGAATGAAATCTAAATATTCTTCCTATATTATGACCTCTGCTGATGCTGCTGAAAACCAACTGTCACCATCTCACCATCATCGATCCATCAGTGAGTAAGGAATTGTCGATCTTTTACTCATCATTGATATTTATAAAGCAGAATTAGCTGAAAAATCCTCAGTTGAGATTGAGAGGTTCATGGCACTTCACTATCACATATCCACACATGTCAATATGGGAAGGCTTCAGAATTTTGCTTCGTCTGGGACCATATTTTTTTTCCTGCATGTCAAATTCCACTTGGATTTCATTACTGTGTGGAGGATAAGCTATCTAGGTCCACACCACATGGGAAGCATCTGGAGTATACTCATGCTTGAGTTAATGTGGTTATCTAAATGGCAAAGATAATCATACTCTCAAGTGAAATGATTGGGGAAATTAAGTGGATAATGTTTGCTAATGATCAAAATGATGTCAGGATAGAATTAGAAGCCAATCACATATATAGTGAGAAAGTACATTATATTCTCATTTACTACTAATTAGCAGTACTCCTAAATGTGGTACTCCATTACTTTTATTAAGGTCATCAAGTATATTCATCGATCAATGTTTGCACAATGTATAGGACAATTAGTGTAAATGAAGAAAAATTATGCTTTATTTCTTGTCATCACTTGAATATATTGAAGCTCCCTCATAAGTCTCAACCTCCTCAGAAAGCCATAGACAAAGGGAGGGAAAAAGGTTGTTCATTGAAGTTGCTTCTTTAGGAAACAAAATTGCAAACGCCAAGTAAAACACTTGAATTGTTTATTGAAGTTGCAATTGCATCCAAGCTCACTCTCAGTGTGAATATGTTCTCAGAAATAAGAATCTACTTAGATACTCCATTTCACACTGATGGCATGTAATTGGCCTAAACATTACCTAATTTCCAAGAGTTACATGATTTGGAGAAAAGAAAGTGATTGCTATAGCACTTAACATTTCCACAACATTATCAAATGGATAATGAGCACTAACGTGacaagtgttaaaaatttttcttgCAACTTGATatgtggcttttttttttttttgggaagttGTGGGGGGGGTTGGGGGGCGGCTGGGGGTTATGGTaaggtgatatatatatatatatatgtgactAGTGACAATTACTAATTGTTCTCTCCAATTAATGATGTTGGTTCCAAATATAATCTTGTGATCcacattaatttaaaaatttagagtcATATATACCTCATCCTAGGTTCTAATTAAGAGAGAGAGAATGTGGTACATTTAGAGCCATTAAGATCTGATTATTAAAATCCATATGATGCAGTAGCGAGCATATTCACATAATTAAAATAAGGGAAGCATTAGAGAGTGGAATTTTTCTTTTCCATGTTTAACTTGCACCGAAGAAGTCAGAAGGAAGGAGTAGGAGCATTTTGCTTTAAATTTTCTCGAGTGGGTCATCTAAATTTCCATTGACCTCATGCCTCACCTATCCTTCTTAGTGAGAGAATTGCCTGATTTTGATTTTTGATATCGTGAAACAATGAAACCTTCACAAGGTCATGTCGTATATGAAAAGTGCATTGTCTTGTGTATGTGTTAGATGCAATTTGGTAATCTACTAAGAAAAGGCGAGGGAAAATAAATAGTTAGAGTCGCCAATGAAGAAACAAATTGCCTTTTTCTGGGCGTGGAATCAACTGGGATGGTCCTTAATTACAAAGTGCCTTTCAGACTTTTCATAGAAATCCTCTGTGTGTATATATGATTCGATACAGTGTATGCTTTCATAGGCACGTGAGACAGACAcagttttttttttacttatttttatttttattttttattttacagAGTTGATGAAAGAAAACTACttgaaattaatttttgggaGAATTTCAGggtaatttcatttttaatttaataaacgtCCACTGGTCTTTGATGATTTGTCAAAATATTCAGTATGTAACCGAGAGATTGAAGTAAAAGCAaagtaaaacaaaagaaaagaaaaattaaatcataagaAGTTATTGGTTGATTTCATAGTGCTGACCAATGCATTAGCTTTAACCAATTCATAATTAGGAAATAAATAGGTATATATGAactagttttttttatttttattttttttaatgtgaAACTTCCAATTCCATCAAGGCATTCACTTCCCTAACCAAGAAAAGCATAACTCTATAAAAAGGTTAGCAACCTTGTTAATAAATTAATGAAGCTAGGAGAGTTGATTATGCAAGAAATCCATGCAAAGTCCTTATCATAGTTACCAAATTCGCTCAAACTCTCTAAAATTACGATTTGAGTCGTGCGTTTTGAATTACGAATTGTCCGCACTTCAAAACCTTAGGGAACGCAATTTGGGTCTTCAAAATAGAGGTTTCGACGAGAATGATAAGAAGAAAGGAAAGAAGGGAGAAAGATAGAAAGAAGTAAAATCAAAAGGCATACACATGAGTACAGCAATAAGcacaagaagaaggaagaagaaaaagaagaaaagtcaCATAAATGAAATAGAAGAACAAGGAGAAGAAAGAAGGAAGTACGTTTGGAAAGACTAAATTATGTGATAAGTGGACAGACTTGTTAGTGGGTTGGGTGGGATAAGTGGCAGTGTAATATTATTCTTGGGAGTACAAATGAATActttattgaaaaaaattaaaattatctctgttaattatatttttaattatttaaaatatattattttaatataataacaattatataactttccttaaaaaataattaaataactttgaattttataaaaagtgtatattatattaaaagattataatattaaattaatatttcaaaTTTATAAACGTATtatgttaaataaaattaaaaaataaattatttattaaataaatataatttacatGTCTCAAATCGAATTGACGAATGCATAGCATTTAAAACTATCaatgtaaattttatatttcatttaATGGCATACCGCGTAGCACGCACCTATATCATAACTCGGGAGTATCACGTTTCAGGTACCTATGGTCACTACTAAGTAAGAGATCGGCATGGAGTTATTATAGCAGCAATCAAAAGCATTATTCTCATGTCACTGCTGATCTATATTATCATTAGATGAATCAATAACAAAACTTTCTCCAAGACTAGCTATGCATTTAAGGAGAAAAGATAGTTTCCCTGTCTCATGCACTACGCTTTTCTGAAAAACATTATGGCTTCCAGCAGGTGCAAACCCCTTTCACATGACTATCATGCTCATATCATATAGAAGAAAATGGCAGCATTTCTTAAagaaatgattataaacttcgTTGCCCACTCATTTTTCTATACATAAAAGCCGAATATTAAGGGTGGTATATGTATTCTAGATAGGAATCACACAACCATTTCCCAAAATCATTTCTTTCTTCTTTGCAAAAGATCGATCAAATATGTCAAATGAGTACAAACATCATGGCCTCAGATTACTCTCTTGATACATAGAATAATTAAAGGCTATATATATATTCTCTAATTGACTTGAGCATGAACGCCTTGCACTagcaatgattttttttttcaatggctaatccagttaatggcataattacgTCATGCAGATTGTTTCCTATTCGGGATATCCAGTCGATAATATGTCATGCAATTTTTTTTGGGGGATGGGAGAAACATTTTTTTTCCAAGTCCAAGAATCAAGAAgagatgtttattttttttaattagtcaaCTTTATATAATGGAAGCTTTCCAAATGCAAATAGACGTATTCACCAACACTACCTACCCCAAGATAATAATTTAGTTTCAAGTTGATCTTTGCTTGTTTAATTACCTCGCCTGCCGATGTCTTTCATTGGCTACAAGTACGTTTCTTGTACGTTGTAACAGCAAAATCAAGTGCATCCACTACggagaaagaaaaattaaaaataatacctTAAGGTTCAAAATGGTACAAGTCATTAACATAtagacaaaagaaaaaaaaaacaaaaaggaaaagtaCAGTTTCAATAAAAATAGACTAAAAAAAAACACACCCAAAAAAAGAGATTGAATCATTGTTTATCTTttctacattaaaaaaaaaaaatcacaccgGACAAAAATAGAACTTACCAATATAATATGTCTTTTACTAGGTTGCTTTTGTAACATAGGAAGGTAAAAAACTTgataaaatctaattaattaagatgGTCTGCCATCATTGAAAAGAGACCCCTATCATTTTCTTGTTACAACTCAaagcaaataaaaaaataatttggacTTGATCCACGCATCACTATATCTAATAATTTCTCTCACATGCGTAGCATCGCCAATAAAGAGTGATGTATTTGCGTTTTCTGCATGGATAAACTATATTAGAATTTAAAACAAaaggtgtgtgtatatatatatatatatatacacgagTCTTCATGCTCTACAAGAGCCATCACAGTCTCCTACATATTACAAGATTCATTTCATCCCAGCAAAACCAACCAAACCATATTGAAAACTTTTTTGCAAAAAGATCATATAAGACACGGATTTTGGGGTGGAAAGCACAAGGGTTAATTAAACATCACTATTAGTTCTTTCGGCATCCGTCCACCAAGAATAAAGTTTAGAGAATTGTCACTTCAATCAACACATTCGATGAATGAACAAAATCATCATAAATTAATTTTCTGGCTCTTTTTCTTTCCACAATGACCATTAACATTAACTTTTTCGACCTTTTTGTGCTCTGAAATAAGTTGTAAACAGATTGGAAAGGTTTCATTTCGTTATCCAGTTGTGCTCTAATAGGCCAATAATGTCATTATCAACGAAACAGTGGGATGCATATGCCATATATATATTAGGCTGATTGTTATTGCCTATACTTGGTGTCATTATCTGAGGTATGATTGATCGTAAACACTCTATATATAGCTTAGATGGTTAGAAATTCTAATACAATCACGGCCAAAAGTGTATATATATTTGGATAAGGATTCAAGTCCACTTGTTATGATAAGGGAaggaaataaaaaagaaaagaaaacgccTGTTTCTGCTTCCTTTCAATGAACGATTCCTCAATATATCAATGTTTCAGGAATCTCTTTTAGTGAATGCAGCTGTCATGAAGAGACAGCAGTGATGATAATTACCAGACGAATTGACAACTAAATGGTCTGGAGTGAGCTAGCCGAAGTGCCAAAAAATTGGGTCAATaatgtccaaaaaaaaaaaaatgttttgcttaatagaataaaaaaataatttcataaaatattaaattctcaatgtaattttaaatttacaatgattctcaatataaaaatattatttatattaagaaatataataaaattagttTCAAAATAAATTTCACCGAAAAGTGATAAATGAcgctttattaaatttttttcatatttgTTTATTTTGCTCTTATTTTCCTAATAATTTCATAATATCCATTGATGATAGACCTATAGGACATTTAATAACAATAAAAATTTATGATaatagttataatttaattaatattaggaaAACTAGTAGTCTAATAgtcataattattaattatataaaacaaAATCTACTTGTTTATTGTCaactataattataaaattatg
Proteins encoded:
- the LOC110670232 gene encoding cationic amino acid transporter 6, chloroplastic, yielding METQKHTPFSNMATIQSSTTNTSFSKYLQSLSQTPHRLKRRMLATWTPDQELNQVRLRSGADMKRKLKWHDLIALGVGGMLGVGVFVTTGSVAHEDSGPAVFISYIIAGISALLSSLCYTEFSVQIPVAGGAFSYLRVTFGEFVGYFAGANILLEYVLSNAAVARSFTDYLCHALGENDSDSWRVEVDGLVKGYDKLDFTAVVLILLLTLCLCHSTKESSMLNLIMTVFHVIFFGFIIIAGFCNGSAKNLVKPGGLAPFGVNGVVYGAAKVYFSYIGYDSVSTMAEEIQNPSRSLPVGIVGSVLIVCVLYCLMALSLCLVVPYNMIPKDASFSIIFQKIGWNWASNVVGAGASLGIVASLLVAMLGQARYLCVFGRARLVPSWLAKVHPSTGTPLNATLFLGLCTASIALFTDLSIVLEMISISTLLVFYLVANALIYRRYVIVNQNPPSHTLLYLFLLSCSAISFSISWKLKEQRWGLSLFGVVMIAITAFFQNKISSISQPNEKWSVPFMPWPAAISIFLNVFLMTTLKLLSFQRFALWACLITTFYVLYGVHSTYEAEEIEVGADEIQHPPVQQQSKLEIQVL